CAATTATCTCTTTTTACATATAGATCACATAAATGCCTGGCGCGTTGCCATATGCGTCGAACACGTATTCCTGGCTCAGCGTGCCCCCTCTGTCTTACATGTATGACGGTCTCCACGATAACAGCGGGCCACCCCGCCTACCGTCCAACATAACGTACTGTGCAAGCGGAGCATCGAGCCATTGCAGGCAGCGACATTACAAACGGCAGCACAGTTCAGGCTGGCCACGGTCGTCGCCAAGACTGAAGATGGCTGCGTGATCAAAGCACCCTGCTGCCGCTTGTGTGAGTTCTAAGCACCGTTGTAACCGACAACCGAACAGCAAACTATAGGGCGTCAGTCAGTGATGACCAGACCCAGACGGAACAGCAAATGTACGGTAGATGAAAAACATGGCGTTCTCCCCTCGGCAAATGAGTCATCACCGATTACAGACACACCCGTCGCACGAGCAGAACAAACCTCGGGGGAATACCGGAAAAATACGGGGGCGATAGTTTACCTGGTTATCACTGAAGCACACCTACAATCTGCACTTCTGTGGCCATGACGTGATGCCGCTGCAAATCTGAATGTTCCTGAAGAAGTTTGGGAACAAGTTTCTGTCCACCGCCGACCAGAAATGATACTCCCGGATAACAGAGCACCACCACGCCGCACCGAGAGGCACGTTGACCGCATTCGGTGTAGCCAAGCATGTGAATGTATGGAGCGACGGTCACGGTAGCAGCCAATATCTCACTAATTGCTGCTGACAAGAGTCGTACTGGCCATCCAACTGGTGTCAGAGAACAGAACGCTGCACAGACATCGTGGATGAATGTGACGGCGTCAGCCCGGTGCTGGATGGTGTGCTGGTACTCATTGTCCGTATCCGAAAGCTTCCCCAGTGGCTGACACCCAGCGCAGCACCTCCGTCATGACCCTGTGCCTGCCACTGTGGATATCCAGAGAAACGGCTTGATGATGAGCACAATCAGCGTCGAGCACGAGGACCACCAGCAGCCCGAAGTGATGTTGGATTACCGCACCCTGAGCGCAGATAACTGCGTCATGCTTTTGTACACGCTGCCATACAAGCGCTCAGGGAGTCCGGAGCCGTTCCTTTGTATGACGAGGAGCGATACATCATCCGACCATCCAAAGCGCGTCCAGCAATGTCATGTCCACGTCGGGTCCGACCAAGACAGCGTCACAGCGCCCCAGCTGTGAGCAAAGGAGTCACCGGAGGAGAAGTGTGCACAGATGAGAGGTTAATCACACATCGCTGATTCAATCCGCAAAGTGCTGATAACCTTTTCTGGAAGGTTGCCAGGGTACACCCTCAGCATCGAGAACCTGAACAGTCTCACCAACCAAAATACGCCCAATGCGTGTCACTTCAACACCAAGCGTGGCAAACACGGCCTGTATTTGCACACGGCACTGCGGCGCAGCTGTAAAACAAAGTTCGTAGTCATCACCACCAGCCAACTGCCAACAAGCAACCTGTGCCTCATCCCATCCACCATGCGCCGCAACACGCGGTAACGACCCACTTTCCAACACGGCTCCAACTCCACTGCACGCACAAATGTGTCCCAGATCGGCGAGAAGACCGTCGGAAAGATCCACCGCAGCATGCACCAGCCCCCGCAGACACAGGCCAGCCTCGACCCGCGGGGTCGGACGCAACAACCGCTGGCGCAATGTCTCACGCTGCGGATCAGTCTCAGACTGAGTCATGTCGAGCATCCCTGCACGCCACAGCGCCAGCGCCGCAGCAGCCTCGCCAGGACAGCCACTCACCCAGATATCGTCGCCAACACAAGCACCATCGCGACGGAACGCCATACCCGGTGGCACGCTGCCAATCGCGGTGACCGAAGTGGCGAGGGGGCCGTAGGTCGTGTCGCCACCCACCAGAACAATATCGTGCAGATCAGCCAGCTCGAAAAATCCGTCAGCAAAAGCATCGAGCCAAGCCATATCGGCCTGAAGCAACGACAATGACAACGTACACCAGCGTGGTGTTGCACCCATCGCTGCCAGATCCGACAAGTTAACCGCCAGAGTTTTCCAACCAAGATCCTCAGGATGGGTCTCAACCGGGAAATGCACACCGGCATTAAGCGTATCGGTAGTGACCACCAGTTGCTCACCTAGTGGCGGTTGTAGGAGTGCAGCATCGTCGCCAACGCCCAACAGCACGTCCCGGCGCCCACAGATACGCGCACGCAAACGGGCAATCAGATCGAACTCAAGCATTGACGCGACGCAATACTAGTTAGTACGGGGAAAATCCGCCTTTGCGGGTCGCTGCTACGCGCCCACGCACGGCACCGCAGGCCTCATCTAGCCACCTCAACTTTACGCAAGACAAGCGCGGCACGATCAAGGACACCATTGACGTAAGTGTGACCATATTCAGAACCGAACCTTTTGGTAGTCATGATCGCCTCGTTGATCACCACTCGGTAAGGTACATCCTGGCGATACAGCAATTCGTAGGTCCCTAAACGCAACACCGCCCGCTCGATCGCATCAACCTCCTCTATCGTGCGGTCCAAATACGGTGCCAGCGTCTCGTCCAATTCGGCACAGTGCAGCAATACCCCCTCAACCAAATTCTCGAAATAGGCTAAATCAGCCACCTCATACGCCTGCTCATGTGCAAACTGGGCAATCACCTGCTTAGCAAAGCCACCAGAAATCTGCCAAGCGTACACCGCCTGCAGAGCACGACGACGCGCACGTGAACGCAGCACTGGATCGACGCCGTCCCGGCGTCTCGGGCGCACGGTGCCGGAAGACTTGCTCATGGCAACTGCTCCAATAAACTCACCATCTCCAAAGCGGCCAAGGCGGCTTCCTCACCCTTGTTGCCATGACTCCCACCGGCACGCGTCTCGGCATCTTCAATGCGCTCGACAGCAAGCACACCATTCAGCACTGGCACCCCGGTCTGCATCTGCACACGCATCATTCCCTCAGCACATAGATCAGCCACATGCTCGTAATGACGGGTATCACCGCGAATCACACACCCCAATGCAATGATGGCAACATGCTGCCCTGCCTGGGCAAGACGGTTGGCAACGATCGGGATCTCCCATGCACCCGGCACACGCACCACATCCACTGCGTCGTCCGGTACACCATGATCAGCAAGACTTTGACAAGCCCCGGCAACCAGTGCATCGGTAATACGAGCGTTCCATCGGCTGGCGAGGATTACAAAGCGGACCGCCGGGGGGCGCAGATCGCCTTCGTAGTGGCTCATCTGAGGTTGGACTCCGGAATGAGGAAACATTTAATCGACACGCTGGGGGCCGACCGGAGCCTGGCCGCGGCATTCCACGTACTCTAGCACTTCCAGACCAAACCCGGCCAAGGCAATCTGGCGGCGCGGCGTACCAAGCACGCGCAGTTTGCCTAGACCCAGGTCGGCCAGAATCTGTCCCCCAGCACCGTTACGCCGCCACTGTCCCACGTCCTTCACGTTGGGGACCACTTCCGGCTCACGCCGGAGCCTTGCCAACAATGCATCACTATCCCGTGGAGCTGCCAACACCACCATCACCCCACACTCGGCCGCAGCGATCATGCGCAATGCATCCGTCGCAGCCACACCAAAGTCGTCACGGCGCCAGTGCAACATATCGGCGAGGGGATTCTCCACCTGTACCCGCACAAGGGTTGGAATCGAAGCATCCAGGGTGCCGCGCACTAGCGCAAAGTGCAGGTCATGAGCGATACGATCACGATAGGTGACCAATAAGAACGAGCCATACTCGGTCTCAATCTCACGTTCGTCCACACGCTCGACGGTATGTTCGTTAACAAGACGGTAAGCAATCAGATCAGCGATCGAGCCGATCTTCAACCCATGTTGATGCGCAAATACCTCCAATTGTGGGCGACGTGCCATCGTCCCATCAGGATTCAGGATCTCCACAAGCACACCAGCCGGCTCCAGACCGGCAAGCATTGGCAGATCACTCGCTGCTTCAGTGTGACCAGCACGCGTGAGTACCCCCCCCGGCTGCGCGATCAAGGGAAAGATGTGACCGGGTTGATGCAGATCGCATGGTTTAGCGTTCGGACGTACCGCCGTACGGATGGTATGGGCGCGGTCGTAGGCGGAAATGCCGGTAGTCAACCCTTCAGCAGCCTCAATGCTGACCGTGAAATTCGTCTGGAACCGCGTCGTGTTGCGCTGCACCATCGGCACCAATCCAATCTGGGCACAGCGCTCTCGTGTCAACGACAAACAGACCAAGCCGCGCGCGTGTGTCACCATGAAATTAATGTCCTTCGGTGCAACCAACTCGGCAGCCATGATGAGATCACCCTCGTTTTCACGATCTTCGTCATCGACGATCACCACCATGCGACCGGCACGAACCTCCTCGATCAACACAGGAACCGCTGCAAAAGAGCTCATCACTGCTTCTCCGCCACCAACAAACGCTCGACGTAGCGTGCAATCAAGTCGATCTCCAGGTTCACTGCATCGCCGATCACGGCACGGGCAAAACGGGTATGCGCCACTGTGTGAGGGATCAGCGCCACCTCAAACCCCTCTGCATCAACGGCATTGACAGTCAAACTGACTCCATCGACGCAGATCGACCCCTTCTTCGCCACATATTTCAGCAACGGTACCGGGGCAGTGAAGCTCCAACGCTGCGCACGCGCATCCTCATGTACCGACAGTACCCAACCAATGCCATCAACATGACCACTGACGAGATGACCACCGAACCGATCAGTCGGGCGCATTGCCCGCTCCAAATTAAGCACTGCTCCCTCAGGTAACTGACCCAACGTGGTCAAGGCTAGCGTCTCAGTGGACGCATCAGCTTGAAAGCACCGTGCATCGAATGCGGCAACCGTCAAACAAACGCCGTTCACCGCGATACTTTCTCCGTACTGCACATCGGAGAACGGCAGGGTGCCGACCTCGAAGGTAAAACGCACATCCCCCCCCTGCGAGACCCGCGCAGCCAGACAACCGACCCCCCCGATAATGCCAGTGAACATCAGCACCACTCCGGACGTGTGGTACGCACTAACACAACAATGGACTGCCAGGATGGATGGCAGAGAGAGTCGATGACTTCCACAAAAGTTTGCATTTACGTTTCCTGCGTTGTAATGAAAGAAAAACGCCACTAAGCACAACGGAGCGCGCGCAACAGAAACACGCATGTGTGACGTTTTATTTCATCCGAACTGTCACTGTCGGATCCGGTATTACATCGGATCTACCGACCTGTACGGACAAGCCGACACAGCGCATCACAGGCTCATGCGCCACAATGCTCTTAGCATCGACTTGAAATTTCACCCTGTCCTGAAGACATTCACAATCACCAGCCTAGCCGGCAGCGGCCATTCTAACAGGCATCCAGCAGCGCCCCCAGCACTGATGCCAATATGGAAATAGCACATTGCGTGCCAGCCGATACAACACTCAAGAAAAATACGAATTAAACAGGTTCATCGACACATTCCTTATTCCAACTCAAGTCTTCTAAATCTGATAGACGGTCAATGCGTTGCAAGTCATCGACACTCTTCCCCCAATACATAGTCGACATCCATATACTTTCTTCATCGCCTCCATGTAATAACCACAGCAACACCACTGGCCCTACGATGCAAACAGGCGTAGGCCGACATGCCCCGCGGACACCTGAGATGCCACTCGGCATATGTACGAAAGTTCAACCCAGCGGACGCAGTAACAATCGCAGATCGTTACCGACCTGGAGTACCTCCAGCACCTTCAAACCGATGCACTGGTCCATGCGTCCGATGTCCAGTCCGGTCAGTAACGGCCGGGCCACATCACCAAGCAGCAATGGTGCAATGTAAATCAGTAATTCATCCACCAAACCAGCGTGCAGCAACGCCCCGCACAGTGTCGCCCCAGCCTCGACCTGCACCTCATTGACGCCACGCTCACCCAGCAGACACAGCACAGCCGCCAGGTCGAGCCCACCATCACGTTGCGGGACCTCGGCAAAGGCGACGTGCTGCAGCGCCGGTGGTGTGGTCGCAAGCCCATGCAGATACAAGGTTGGCGCTGTACCGTCACGCACCTTCTCGCGACTGAGTGAACGTAACCTGGAGTCAAGCACCACACGCAACGGCGGCAAAAATGCTTCCTCCTCCTCGTCCAGGCGTACGGTCAATGCCGGATCATCGGCAAGCACCGTGCCGGCACCGGTCAAAATCGCACTGGCACGCGCGCGCCAACGCTGTACATCAGCACGTGCAGCCTCTCCGGTGATCCACTTCGATTCGCCACTTGCCAACGCAGTACGTCCATCCAAACTAGCACCGAGCTTGATCCTTACCCATGGCCGGCCACGCTCAACACGCGACAAGAATCCGCGGTTGAGTGCACGCGCCTGAGCCTCCATCAAGCCGTGCTCGACGATCACCCCAGCCGCTCGCAAGCGTGTGAAACCTCCACCATTGACTAACGGAAACGGATCGACCATCGCCGCCACCACACGGCTCACTCCAGCATCGATCAACGCCATAGCACACGGCAGAGTGCGCCCATAGTGCGCACAAGGCTCCAGCGTCACGTAAGCCGTTGCA
This region of Xylella taiwanensis genomic DNA includes:
- the thiL gene encoding thiamine-phosphate kinase, yielding MLEFDLIARLRARICGRRDVLLGVGDDAALLQPPLGEQLVVTTDTLNAGVHFPVETHPEDLGWKTLAVNLSDLAAMGATPRWCTLSLSLLQADMAWLDAFADGFFELADLHDIVLVGGDTTYGPLATSVTAIGSVPPGMAFRRDGACVGDDIWVSGCPGEAAAALALWRAGMLDMTQSETDPQRETLRQRLLRPTPRVEAGLCLRGLVHAAVDLSDGLLADLGHICACSGVGAVLESGSLPRVAAHGGWDEAQVACWQLAGGDDYELCFTAAPQCRVQIQAVFATLGVEVTRIGRILVGETVQVLDAEGVPWQPSRKGYQHFAD
- the nusB gene encoding transcription antitermination factor NusB, with protein sequence MSKSSGTVRPRRRDGVDPVLRSRARRRALQAVYAWQISGGFAKQVIAQFAHEQAYEVADLAYFENLVEGVLLHCAELDETLAPYLDRTIEEVDAIERAVLRLGTYELLYRQDVPYRVVINEAIMTTKRFGSEYGHTYVNGVLDRAALVLRKVEVAR
- the ribH gene encoding 6,7-dimethyl-8-ribityllumazine synthase; translated protein: MSHYEGDLRPPAVRFVILASRWNARITDALVAGACQSLADHGVPDDAVDVVRVPGAWEIPIVANRLAQAGQHVAIIALGCVIRGDTRHYEHVADLCAEGMMRVQMQTGVPVLNGVLAVERIEDAETRAGGSHGNKGEEAALAALEMVSLLEQLP
- the ribB gene encoding 3,4-dihydroxy-2-butanone-4-phosphate synthase — its product is MSSFAAVPVLIEEVRAGRMVVIVDDEDRENEGDLIMAAELVAPKDINFMVTHARGLVCLSLTRERCAQIGLVPMVQRNTTRFQTNFTVSIEAAEGLTTGISAYDRAHTIRTAVRPNAKPCDLHQPGHIFPLIAQPGGVLTRAGHTEAASDLPMLAGLEPAGVLVEILNPDGTMARRPQLEVFAHQHGLKIGSIADLIAYRLVNEHTVERVDEREIETEYGSFLLVTYRDRIAHDLHFALVRGTLDASIPTLVRVQVENPLADMLHWRRDDFGVAATDALRMIAAAECGVMVVLAAPRDSDALLARLRREPEVVPNVKDVGQWRRNGAGGQILADLGLGKLRVLGTPRRQIALAGFGLEVLEYVECRGQAPVGPQRVD
- a CDS encoding riboflavin synthase, translating into MFTGIIGGVGCLAARVSQGGDVRFTFEVGTLPFSDVQYGESIAVNGVCLTVAAFDARCFQADASTETLALTTLGQLPEGAVLNLERAMRPTDRFGGHLVSGHVDGIGWVLSVHEDARAQRWSFTAPVPLLKYVAKKGSICVDGVSLTVNAVDAEGFEVALIPHTVAHTRFARAVIGDAVNLEIDLIARYVERLLVAEKQ
- the ribD gene encoding bifunctional diaminohydroxyphosphoribosylaminopyrimidine deaminase/5-amino-6-(5-phosphoribosylamino)uracil reductase RibD; the encoded protein is MSAFSVDDHRYMERALCLAERGAYTTRPNPMVGCVIVRDDEVVGEGWHQRAGGPHAEVFALRAAGDCARGATAYVTLEPCAHYGRTLPCAMALIDAGVSRVVAAMVDPFPLVNGGGFTRLRAAGVIVEHGLMEAQARALNRGFLSRVERGRPWVRIKLGASLDGRTALASGESKWITGEAARADVQRWRARASAILTGAGTVLADDPALTVRLDEEEEAFLPPLRVVLDSRLRSLSREKVRDGTAPTLYLHGLATTPPALQHVAFAEVPQRDGGLDLAAVLCLLGERGVNEVQVEAGATLCGALLHAGLVDELLIYIAPLLLGDVARPLLTGLDIGRMDQCIGLKVLEVLQVGNDLRLLLRPLG